A region of the Ctenopharyngodon idella isolate HZGC_01 chromosome 2, HZGC01, whole genome shotgun sequence genome:
ACCTACATGTCTGTCTCAGAGTCAAATGGTGTAGTTGTTGGGCTGTTTGTCACTGCTTGAAAGGAGAAAAACATGAGGTTAGTTTTAGTGCATTAAAGGGAACCTCagatgcaaaattcacttttacatggtgttcgaacataaatgtgtgtcggcagtgtgtgtacacaaccaccctataatggtaaaaatcaggggtgtttcctccgaggaggcaagggaggcagtgcctcctaaaaaaaaaaataggatgagaaagTAATCttataaatattacacataaaacaacacaaatagtacaaataatgacattaaaaagagcgcaagtcaccCGCAGGTAAGAGTCATGCCTCCCTGTtcactcatagaaaaccattaggACCCCtaaagcgtgcggtgggttttgtggggggtaattgagaatgaatggggtaAAGTAacatgagaggaggcaatgtctccattgtgctatgattggatgtaattggttatgattggatataattggtttgtgtgataaatcccgcctcttgtttacgtgcacgttccgcgcgtcagtttgaatgaacaaatgatggcgtcaatgggaagactaactgaaaagtaagtaaacagatcaacagttagatatcaccactttatgtcacgtcaaaatctaATTAGAAACGGACTGAAAgcatgatgactgcgggggtttttagtgcaatcagcttggtgaaattaaaaatacatcttcgtgtctgtgacagacggtgtttacggagcatgactgatgaaccaaaatagcctaagttgactattaaaaagaaattttttttttacagcctttagttattattttggaatgaatgtagaaatgcttaaaacattaACTTGAGATTGACTtaagattgacttggttttgataaatagaacatttattacaatacattgttaatgtgaaattacaaaatagaattgtatttggtttcttttttttttcttttttgatgtaatgtaaagtaatgttcatttaacaaggaagatgtgtcaacgttaagagattgcacatgaatttacatctGATTCATAAAAATGAACACCATTACACGCCACTGGTAAAAATCATCCACTCCTCTTTTTTTAATCGCCATagatcataagcagtgtctcagaacaagcgtTTGCAGATTCTACCATTTGTGATGACACAAAATGCCTAGGCCCCGCCCATGATGGCTGACAGACTCTGccctattaaagggttagttcacccaaaaatgaaaattctgtcattaattactcacgctcatgtcgttccacacccgtaagaccttcattcatcttcggaacgcaaattaagatatttttgttgaaatccgatggctccgtgaggcctacatagggagcaatgacatttcctctctcaagatccataaaggtactaaaaacatatttaaatcagttcatgtgagtacagtggctcaatattaatattataaagcgacaagaatatttttggtgcgccaaaaaaaacaaaataacaaattatttagtgatggccgatttcaaaacactgcttcaggaagcttcggagcataatgaatcagcgtgtcgaatccacggttcggagcgccaaagtcacgtgatttcagcagtttggcagtttgacatgtTTGacatctgaatcatgattcgacatgctgattcattatgctccgaatcttcctgaagcagtgttttgaaatcggccatcactaaataagtcattattttgtttttttttggctcaccaaaaatattctcgtcgctttataatattaatattgaaccactgtactcacatgaactgatttaaatatgtttttagtacctttatggatcttgagagaggaaatgtcattgctccctatgtaggcctcacagagccatcggatttaaacaaaaatatcttaatttgtgttccaaagatcaacgaaggtcttacgggtgtaaaacagcatgagggtgagtaattaatgacagaatttttatttttgggtgaactaaccctttaacatagaCTTCGCCCTCAGTGAGTTGTACACAGtctgccatgtttatctcctctccagagcatttaacagcagcattcaagacactaaagctactaaagttaattcagtcaagagcagtgagtgattttctgtttttattttgttgtttgattcatattaacagcatacaGCAGTACGTACTGTATATTACGCTGcattcactttaatacacagatctaatatacacatgcgatttctttacttgctgtttacattcacagacataaccgactgtgtttatgtgaacgtttttgacataactttgtatttgacagtttaagcgcaataacATGTGAAAGAGAACTGTGCGTGTGTTTCAGATGTGTGcactcagaaaaccatatatcagaagtttagactGATATGGGTTTAAAACGTATGcagataatacattttcatgatgatgaagaactgcaatgtcacgtgagcATGAccgtgatagagatgataatcaaaaccaaacagatgttttagtttttggcagagtattaTTCCAAGGCAAGAGCTGTAAAGGCttcgccctcttctggaaagcagggtggggaacagcagctcatttgcatttaaaggtatatgcatgaaaacagcatgtttttccttacactcaaaaatgggcatttacaacacggtataataaatgatctgtggggtattttgagctgaaacttcacacattctggggacacctgaggcttatattacatcttgtaaaaaggagcataataggtcccctttaagagcGTCACAATGTTTATAGCTGAACTGATTTGTGATCTTACCATGTTTGGGTTCATTGACAATGAGTTGAACAGGAACCTGCAGATCTCGTACTGAGCAGAAGTACCATCCAGAATCACTGAGTCTCAGTCCAGTCATCAGCACAGTGAAGGATCTTCTCCCATCATCACTGATCTGGACTGATGGATTCTGGGATGTGTCAGTCCTCCCCACTGTGTAACAGCTCTGATCTTTATATCTGCACCACTGTTTGAGTTTATTCTGATATCCAGAAGTGTAGAAACACTGGACACTGACATTACCACCTTCATGTCCAGATACACTGCTGTTCATCACAGACACATCAGGAGCTGAAAACAGATAGCAAAAATTTGtatgaaatattttgttaaatctAAACAGGTATCTACAGAAGTAGAAAACCACATAAAACACagagaaaaagtaaaaaatgcaccacaaaaactgtttttaccTCGTTTAAACAGTCAAAAAGACAACAAGATTTGTCCATCAATCCAGCggctaaatataaaataacataatttccatttttgaaTTCAAAAAGTATATCCTGCACTGATACCGCTGAactgcttttttaaaatacatgaaTCAGCGATCAGAGTAATCCGATCCAGAACGAATGATTCTTAAAAGACGGTTCTTTTTAGTGCATTAAAGAAATAGGCTACATGCAACCAGTCCAATTCCCAAACTAATGACTCTGAGTCAGTTTTTAGTAACttaaaaacatacagcacaacCAATGTTGTCCGATTCCCAAATggtttacactctaaaaaataactgtaaaaaacactaaacaaatttacacagtaaaataccgttttccattgaaacagtaatatactgtaaaaacaatacattctgagtaatattatttgtcattttcaagaaagtaggctataggctactttctcgaaaacaacaaatattacccagaatgcattgtttttactgtatattacttctatatattacaatgcattctgtatattataatacattcTGGGTagtattatttgtcattttcaagaaagtagcctataggcctcttttcttaaaacaacaaatataatCCAGAATACAACtgttttatggtatattactgtttcaatggaaaaaggtattttactgtgtaaatttgtttagtttttttacagttatttttttagaatgtaGTCAAAGTCCCTTGTGAGGCAAATCATTTCACTtggtggccatctttgaaacacctcttggacagctatttcagtcatgcaagtacagcttctatctctttgaatggggaaacatcaaattctccaaagctgttcaccaagcttacaattaaatttaatatttgagtaggcgggacttattccgtcATGttgcgtgttgcactttctcccattcatagtaattTGATTACActatctttctatatataaagtctttgtttTTGGTGCATCAGAAACAGAGGTTGggtctgaaatcacatacttccctactatatagtaggtgaaaaacagtaggcgtatgtgacaaaagaagtacggttgccctgtccaaatacccacacttgcagtctttgcacttgaccacttgtctGCTTGCATgacgtatttcctgtatttggcttAAGTGTTCAAGTTGGCATGAATACTGCAAGTGTGTGTAGAACTTTTGATTACCTGATGGGACACACTTACAGtcttgcaaatgtttttttttttttttaattattttcaatactttgcattttaaaatatacttctaaatgtctgttcagagacacaattttaaaattgtggtgCTTCTTTAAGAgataaaaagcagttgcaaatgatgtacaaaatacacatagCCTACTCATCTTTGCGTCAATAAAAAGTGCAACACTTTGGACAGGGTATGTGTgtcgaattcacagtactcataggctgaatcccaaatggcacacttctatgcacttttggtcttgtggacttacaatggctgctgcATACACAGAAGACTTTCAAAGCATTACGTCacaaaagtgcggactcagaggaagaccgtgagggtttagggtgccatttgggatttaGCCATAAAAGAGTAGACAAAAAGTACCCGGTTGACCAACTACTtctggtgagattctgaagtgtgcatacgatggacactttactatcccatgagggaAAGGATTTGTAAATGACAGTGACGTGACagctgacgctggtaggtcacatgataatgacaacatggcgaatgtacgTCTGGATTACACTAAtacactaatacatttttacttttttaaagtaattattcagagttcctacttgagcagtgttgaggaaagttattaaagtaatgcattacaatattgtgtttgcgacacgttactccctaaaaaagaaACTAATTGCATTTCTTAGTTAAAACATACAGCGCAACAAGCATAGCTCAACTCCAGCTCGAATCTAAACCATTCAGTGCTGCGAGAGTTTCTGATTCCCAAATGAATGATTCTTATAAGCTAGTTCTTactttagtgaatcaaaacacCATTCGCAGCAGTTTCTGATCTGATTCTCCAAGGAACCGGAATCATTAAGAGGAATCAGAATCAGAACGATTAATGTTGATTAGACAGTAAATGAAGAACAATCATGATATCTCAGCAATTAAAAATAGTTGGTGTCACATGGGTTCTTCATTATTAACCGCCTTCAGTTCATGTTCtccttttttaagtttttttactTGTGTGTACAGGCATAAATATCTATCATATCTAAACTAACAACAGCTCTAACCGTTTCATTATTTATAACATTCCTTATAGctacattatttcattattatattacattctattttaataaaatgcattatcatgtttctcagaaaaaaaaggtaatttggAAAAATATTCTTTACCTGATTGTATCGTCAGATACAAATAATAACCGGCGTCTACGATGCCATAACCACCAATCTCCATAGCGCACCAGTAATATCCAGAGTCTGCGGTCTCCAGACTGTCCCATCGCACTGTAAAAACACTCTGGTCTGGATAATCAGTGATGGAATATTTTCCTGTCTCATTTGCATATGCCAATATAAGGCAAGAGCTCCAAACTGGCCCCTTACACAAATATTTGCGGTTTTCATTATATTGTTTATCATACACACATGGAATAATGCCAGATGATCCAGATTTCACTGCTATATTAAGTTTCAGTGTATGAACTCCAGCAGCACCTGAagacaagaacaaatgtagaggaaaaaacataaaacactcaCAAACTGTACATGTACTGATGTTAATGTATATAGTATAATTATAGCTTAAAGaattcaagttaaaaaaaaaaaaaatgttttaacaatttaacaacAGACTGTACAATAGTgtaataatgctttttaaacagAATTATAGTTTTGTTTTACCTGAGATGTAAAGTAAAATCCCAGACAGAATCAGAGGGTGAATCATGTCTACagtggagtgtgtgtgtatgagaggaGCTGCTCACTTCTTGCAGTTTCTCTCTGTTTCCTCCTGTTTCAGAGCAGAAATATCGCCTGAAACCATATAAGTGTTAACAAGTGAACAAAGTAGACAATTTGCAGCAGCAATTTGCTACTCAGAATAACCACAACACAACAATCAACATTTTACTTGTGGCTAATTTGATTTGTGAACAGattaatgcatgtttaaatgATAGCAGTGGTATAATCTGAATCAGCAGGTTCTCTTGAGCAATTTGATATACAACATTTACTTGAtacatttgtttaataaaagctaaaaaaaaaagagagggtTGTTAATTGCTGAACAAAATGTTATATTGTACAAGCTCCCATTTTGACAAAACTGTCAAAGTGATTAACACAAACTGCTATGTTTAATTGTtagcttgttttattttttaatcatgtgTTCAATAATTTTGCTGTTTTACAAtaaagtgttttctttttttgtttaactttttgaattaatacacttaaaaatgaaatgtctggAGTTGGTGGAAGGGGttcatgggggttggtttaaaataattttgaacaagaaaatttcattaacaaaataaatgcacgTACAAAATATAAACTGTCATGGGAAATTACATCAAAGTTCGAGATAAAAACAGTATTGCAACCATCTCCAGTCTCTCATATTtccttaaaataattaattcctcacaattatttatatttaaaaatatatatatatatatatattacaaatatttcaaGTAGCCTACAGTACTAAATGTGTTGTGGCTGCATTAGTTCCAGTATTGAATGTGCTGAACCTCTGAGCAAGCAAGACAATAATGCATGAATCTACACTGTGAGTGTTGGACAGAAATCAACCACAAAAGCACACGAGTAAGTAAAGAAGCAACACTTTAACATTCAAGCAGAGACTGACTTCTGCTTAAAGTGTTCATCACATGGGCATCAGCAACAGCAATCAGCGACAGTGATATGTCTATAGGCATACAAAAAACATCCTTCTCTGTTGACggccatttaaaattaaaaaaattagtgTATATCCTGAATAAATGGCAACAAGACAGGACAATAGAACATGATAccaaagacaaacaaaatggaacacacacacacacacacacacacacacacacacacacacacacacacacacatatatatatatatacacacactgatcaggcataacattatgagcactgacaggtgaagtgaataactttgacaagggccaaattgtgatggctagacgactgggtcagagcatctccaaagctgcagctcttgtggggtgttcccggtctgcagtggtcagtatctatcaaaagtggtccaaggaagggacagtggtgaaccagtgacagggtcatgggcggccgaggctcattgatgcacgtagggagcgaaggctggcacgatccaacagatgagctactgctCAAATTgttcaagaagttaatgctggttctgatagaaaggtgtcagaatacacagtgcatcacagtttgttgtgtatggggctgcatagccagagaccagtcagggtgcccatgctgacccctgtccaccaccgaaagtgccaacagtgggcacgtgagcatcagaactggaccacggagcaatggaagaaggtggcttGGTCCgataaatcacattttcttttacatcacgtggatggccggttgcgtgtgcgtctcttacctggggaacacatggcaccaggatgcactatgggaagattGCAAGCCgatggaggcagtgtgatgctttgggcaatgttctgctgggaaatcttgggtcctgccatccatgtggatgttactttgacacatacctcctacctaagcattgttgcagaccatatacaccctttcatggaaatggtattccctggtggctctGGACTCTTTCAGCAGaaataatgcaccctgccacaaagcaaaaatggttcaggaatggtttgaggagcacaacaagaagtttgaggtgttgacttggcctccaaattccccatatctcaatccaatcgagcatctgtgggatgtgctgaacaaacaagtccgatccatggaggcaccacctcgcaacttacaggacttaaaggatctgctgctaacatcttggtgcagataccacagcacaccttcaggggtctagtggagtccatgcctcgacgggtcagggctgttttggcagcaaaagggggaccaacacaatattagaaaggtggtcataatattatgcctgatcggtgtgtgtgtgtgtgtgtgtgtgtgtgtgtgtgtatatatatatatatatatatatatatatatatatggcatgcCGTTCAGgaaattatagtatttataatatGATTGGTTGTATATATTGAATGAaaatctgaatatatggaatgaaagtctgaatatatggaatgaaaatctgaatatatagaatgaaacttgaatatattgaatgaaagtctgaacATATGGAATGAAACTTATATTCAATGAAAACTGACGTCATCAAAGCGCcatcttgtgtttttcatttgtgattGTTCAGATGTTGAACTATGAGCGAGTCTGCGCGTAATCTAGTAGCAACAATTTTAAGTAATAACGAATTAATAAACACGCTGGCGAATGCATGTACGGGCCAAAATACTGGCAACCAGACTCAATAAGCTTCTAACGATGAAGAAGTCCGTTCGCTATTTAATTGCGGTAGACTTAACGCGGTAAACCTCACAGGCCAACAAGTTCCTGCTTGTCTGGCAACAGAAAGAAACATGCCTTCCACCTCGACCTCACAGGGACCACCCACAGCATCTCCTATCTACAATCTTCACCCGTTCACTCAAAACGGTCCTAGACAGAAGAGGTAAGAATAGAACTGAATGCATTTGAATTGCAGTTGGTAAGAGTTTTATTTCAATCAGTCATAGTAAAACTCATAAATATCACAGGTATTAGGTTTGATTATAGACGTAGTCAATATTAGGCTATATCTTTAAATTTAAGGTAAATAAACTAGGCTTGTTaggttttatttaaactttgaaATGAATACTTTGGATTAGTTCACTGCTGTATTAAtggcatgtatgtatgtatgtatttatgagtaaaataatttttttttttttcacaattgtgcactgtgtttacaatgaATTTAGTGTAAActgcagttatttatttttgtggttCATAGTCAACTGTCAACATTTGTCTCTTACCATACTGCACTGTTAAAGTGTGTAacttcataatttattttactcataaatacatacatacatacatacatgccaTTAATACAGCAGTGCACTAATCCAAAGTATTTATCtcaaagtttaaataaaacctAACAAGCCTAATTTATTTACCTTAAATAAAGAATttaccttaaaaaaaatgtaccttAAAGTTTTCATTGAATATAAGTTTCATTACATAGcctatattcagactttcattcaatatattcagactttcattcaaaatattcaagtttcattccatatattcagatttTCATTCAATATATACAACCAATCatattataaatactataatttcTGAACTGCACGGCATGccataatatacatatacattatacattagctcgtgactcgttagtgttacaaggtctcaggtgtgaatgggaagcaggtgtgttaaatttggtgttatcgctctcaatctctcatactggtcactggaagttcaacatggcacctcatggcaaagaactctctgaggatctgaaaaaagaattgttgctctacataaagatggcgtaggctataagaagattgccaagaccatgaaactgagctgcagcacggtggc
Encoded here:
- the LOC127501798 gene encoding CMRF35-like molecule 1, encoding MIHPLILSGILLYISGAAGVHTLKLNIAVKSGSSGIIPCVYDKQYNENRKYLCKGPVWSSCLILAYANETGKYSITDYPDQSVFTVRWDSLETADSGYYWCAMEIGGYGIVDAGYYLYLTIQSAPDVSVMNSSVSGHEGGNVSVQCFYTSGYQNKLKQWCRYKDQSCYTVGRTDTSQNPSVQISDDGRRSFTVLMTGLRLSDSGWYFCSVRDLQVPVQLIVNEPKHGSQHSRLPTEILQV